One genomic region from Sorangium aterium encodes:
- a CDS encoding HAD family hydrolase produces MTTYKLLALDVDGTLVRRDGSIHDEDLRAIQRLQGAGVPVSIATGRLYSGTREVARRIGVVGPIACVDGSHIVHTEGDAHLYSRTISGAEAALLRSITERHATASFLFAQDSIVHDATGAPHVHYVRGWSPAIAEVDRVSSHPYWEHEHGLLALVALGTELQVAAAVEEVRSELGEAAFVVSFPLMRDDQTSLFAMMVRAAGPTKGTAIAWLAEHHGCELSDVVVVGDWLNDVPMFEVAGRSFAMAQAPEPVKQAATDRLKADGLVGGGIAEAIRRAFGR; encoded by the coding sequence GTGACGACCTACAAGCTTCTCGCCCTCGACGTCGACGGGACCCTCGTCCGTCGTGATGGGTCCATCCACGACGAGGACCTCCGCGCCATCCAGCGCCTCCAGGGCGCCGGCGTCCCGGTCTCGATCGCGACCGGGCGTCTGTACTCGGGGACGCGCGAGGTCGCGCGCCGGATCGGCGTGGTCGGCCCCATCGCGTGCGTCGACGGCAGCCACATCGTGCACACCGAGGGCGACGCGCACCTGTACTCGCGCACGATCTCCGGCGCCGAGGCGGCCCTCCTGCGCTCGATCACCGAGCGGCACGCGACGGCGTCGTTTCTGTTCGCGCAGGACAGCATCGTCCACGACGCGACCGGCGCGCCGCACGTCCACTATGTCCGGGGCTGGTCGCCCGCCATCGCCGAGGTCGATCGCGTCTCGTCGCACCCGTACTGGGAGCACGAGCATGGCCTGCTCGCGCTCGTGGCGCTCGGGACCGAGCTCCAGGTCGCGGCGGCCGTCGAGGAGGTCCGGTCCGAGCTCGGTGAAGCGGCCTTCGTCGTCTCGTTCCCCCTCATGCGCGACGACCAGACGAGCCTCTTCGCGATGATGGTCCGGGCCGCTGGGCCGACGAAGGGGACCGCGATCGCGTGGCTCGCGGAGCACCACGGCTGCGAGCTGTCGGACGTGGTCGTCGTCGGCGACTGGCTCAACGACGTGCCGATGTTCGAGGTCGCGGGGCGGTCGTTCGCCATGGCGCAGGCGCCCGAGCCTGTGAAGCAGGCGGCGACGGACCGCCTCAAGGCCGACGGCCTGGTGGGCGGCGGCATCGCCGAAGCCATCCGCCGCGCCTTCGGTCGCTGA
- a CDS encoding tetratricopeptide repeat protein: MTTNGQQQAGGLNITGGAAIVAPVSAFPNGVPGNALIVIPMNKPTDELKGLLEQGPTAVTLEQMWQLLGFNGPAVQVQDDQGRPIAIGLEDLLAGLEKHWTEQPDDLNRGRIFAQELLKHNRLARAEQVLSKVVAKGGTGDDWLALGVAQLSQDKHDKAEGTLKGAQNLLKDNPYPSLHLAKLYQARKDDAKEREFIEKAIAIDVDCIDAWAYLFQYEKQRGDEASAVAAIEKFSADKKTAAPYIAIQGFYAANEETRDKAVEYAKKAVAQNPDNPLALLCLSALYGQKNDLEAVVRLLQPHEAKMSRDVRLANNYFEALFQSRQLEKVTKLLNALAGSPSKEVKQFAIERSRAVAQYLQQQQQQLAAAAQPAQRKA; this comes from the coding sequence ATGACGACGAACGGACAGCAGCAGGCGGGTGGGCTCAACATCACCGGAGGGGCGGCGATCGTCGCGCCCGTGAGCGCGTTTCCGAACGGCGTGCCGGGGAACGCGCTCATCGTCATCCCGATGAACAAGCCGACCGACGAGCTGAAGGGCCTGCTCGAGCAGGGTCCCACGGCGGTGACCCTCGAGCAGATGTGGCAGCTCCTCGGCTTCAACGGGCCGGCGGTGCAGGTGCAGGACGATCAGGGGCGCCCGATCGCGATCGGCCTGGAGGACCTGCTCGCGGGGCTCGAGAAGCACTGGACCGAGCAGCCTGATGACCTGAACCGCGGGCGCATCTTCGCGCAGGAGCTCCTCAAGCACAACCGGCTGGCGCGCGCCGAGCAGGTGCTCTCGAAGGTGGTCGCGAAGGGCGGCACGGGCGACGACTGGCTCGCGCTCGGCGTCGCGCAGCTCTCGCAGGACAAGCACGACAAGGCCGAGGGGACGCTCAAGGGCGCGCAGAACCTGCTCAAGGACAACCCCTACCCCTCGCTGCACCTCGCGAAGCTCTACCAGGCGCGCAAGGACGACGCGAAGGAGCGCGAGTTCATCGAGAAGGCGATCGCGATCGACGTGGACTGTATCGACGCGTGGGCCTACCTCTTCCAGTACGAGAAGCAGCGCGGCGACGAGGCGAGCGCGGTCGCGGCGATCGAGAAGTTCTCGGCCGACAAGAAGACGGCCGCGCCGTACATCGCGATCCAGGGCTTCTACGCGGCCAACGAGGAGACGCGCGACAAGGCGGTCGAGTACGCCAAGAAGGCGGTCGCGCAGAACCCGGACAACCCGCTGGCGCTGCTCTGCCTGTCGGCGCTCTACGGGCAGAAGAACGACCTCGAGGCGGTGGTCCGCCTGCTCCAGCCGCACGAGGCGAAGATGAGCCGCGACGTGCGCCTGGCGAACAACTACTTCGAGGCGCTGTTCCAGTCGCGCCAGCTCGAGAAGGTGACCAAGCTGCTGAATGCCCTCGCGGGCTCTCCGAGCAAGGAGGTCAAGCAGTTCGCCATCGAGCGGTCGCGCGCCGTTGCCCAGTACCTGCAGCAGCAGCAGCAGCAGCTCGCCGCGGCGGCCCAGCCGGCGCAGCGCAAGGCCTGA
- the recD2 gene encoding SF1B family DNA helicase RecD2, with product MQPSQRSGRPDRAARGAAAPAPTPGPDDAPRHDDRGERTGGTGERQPGGGGQQKLFSAREVAGNGTATVEGEVVRVTYESESSGFRVLRVEVTPGAPPEVWVGVFPQVGPGTRVRATGRYERDPKHGEQLKVETLLPIAPATLDGLERYLGSGMVQGIGPAYAKRIVEAFGTETLEILDRSPERLAEVPGLGQRRAQAVAKAWAAQRAIGAIMIFLQAHGASPALASRIYKRFGPHAIDIVSRSPYRLAIDVWGIGFKTADRIARSIGVRADSPERAQAGVLQTLVDLSTRGHTLAARPELAELAAAMLERDAAEVDGAIDALVASGHVRVETLETGEVAVYPKDLHEAEVRLARRMRSLLGDDEDDAAPEARLVEGVDAAIASFEAKTQVSLAPAQRDAVAQAARNKVLVITGGPGVGKTTIVRAILALFDRARLPVRLAAPTGRAAKRMSEATGREAVTLHRLLEFDPKQRKFGRQRGRPIEAGAIVVDEASMLDLALADALLQATSDAARLVLVGDVDQLPSVGPGAVLRDVIASGEVPTVRLTQIFRQAEGSLIVRNAHRIHDGEPPEGARGPGGEFYVIERIEAEAAADLILHLVTERVGKGFGLDPRRDVQVLTPMHKGEAGAITLNARLQAALNPEGPSVTRGARTLRLGDKVMQLRNDYDREVYNGDVGFITDVNTEERKLQVRFDDREVSYEEAELDELTLAYATSIHKSQGSEYPAVIVPILTQHFVMLSRNLIYTAVTRGKRLVVLVADPRAVSLALAETRREERRTHLAARLRGGAPARSGSARTLEAPLAAGPRLD from the coding sequence GTGCAACCGTCCCAGCGGAGCGGCCGCCCCGATCGGGCGGCCCGGGGAGCCGCCGCGCCGGCGCCGACGCCGGGGCCGGACGACGCGCCGCGCCACGACGACCGCGGCGAGCGCACGGGCGGGACCGGGGAGCGGCAACCGGGCGGCGGTGGCCAGCAGAAGCTCTTCTCGGCCCGGGAGGTGGCGGGCAACGGGACGGCGACGGTCGAGGGGGAGGTCGTCCGCGTCACGTACGAGAGCGAGTCGAGCGGCTTCCGGGTGCTGCGGGTGGAGGTCACCCCCGGCGCCCCGCCGGAGGTCTGGGTCGGCGTGTTCCCGCAGGTCGGGCCGGGCACGCGCGTGCGCGCGACGGGGCGCTACGAGCGCGATCCGAAGCACGGCGAGCAGCTCAAGGTCGAGACCCTGCTGCCGATCGCCCCCGCCACGCTGGATGGGCTCGAGCGCTACCTCGGGTCCGGCATGGTGCAGGGCATCGGCCCGGCGTACGCGAAGCGGATCGTGGAGGCGTTCGGCACGGAGACGCTGGAGATCCTCGACCGGTCGCCGGAGCGGCTCGCCGAGGTCCCCGGGCTCGGCCAGCGGCGGGCGCAGGCCGTCGCGAAGGCGTGGGCGGCGCAGCGGGCGATCGGGGCCATCATGATCTTCCTCCAGGCGCACGGCGCCTCCCCGGCGCTGGCGAGCCGCATCTACAAGCGGTTCGGCCCCCACGCGATCGACATCGTCTCCCGCTCCCCGTACCGGCTCGCGATCGACGTGTGGGGCATCGGCTTCAAGACCGCCGACCGGATCGCGCGCTCGATCGGCGTCCGGGCCGACTCGCCGGAGCGGGCGCAGGCGGGCGTGCTGCAGACGCTGGTGGATCTGTCGACGCGCGGCCACACGCTGGCGGCGCGGCCGGAGCTCGCGGAGCTCGCCGCCGCGATGCTCGAGCGCGACGCCGCCGAGGTCGACGGAGCGATCGACGCGCTCGTGGCGAGCGGCCATGTGCGGGTCGAGACGCTGGAGACCGGCGAGGTCGCCGTCTACCCGAAGGACCTCCACGAGGCCGAGGTGCGGCTCGCGCGCCGGATGCGCTCCTTGCTGGGCGACGACGAGGACGACGCGGCGCCCGAGGCGCGCCTCGTGGAGGGCGTCGACGCGGCGATCGCCTCGTTCGAGGCGAAGACGCAGGTCTCGCTGGCGCCTGCCCAGCGGGACGCCGTGGCGCAGGCGGCGCGGAACAAGGTGCTGGTCATCACGGGCGGCCCGGGCGTGGGCAAGACGACCATCGTCCGGGCCATCCTGGCGCTCTTCGACCGCGCCCGACTCCCGGTGCGGCTCGCCGCGCCCACGGGTCGCGCCGCGAAGCGGATGAGCGAGGCGACGGGGCGCGAGGCCGTCACGCTCCACCGCCTGCTGGAGTTCGATCCCAAGCAGCGCAAGTTCGGCCGCCAGCGGGGCCGGCCGATCGAGGCGGGGGCGATCGTTGTCGACGAGGCGTCGATGCTCGACCTCGCGCTCGCCGACGCGCTCCTGCAGGCGACGTCCGACGCGGCGCGGCTCGTGCTGGTGGGCGACGTCGATCAGCTCCCGTCGGTGGGGCCGGGCGCGGTGCTGCGGGACGTGATCGCCTCCGGCGAGGTGCCCACGGTGCGGCTCACGCAGATCTTCCGGCAGGCCGAGGGCAGCCTCATCGTCCGGAACGCGCACCGGATCCACGACGGCGAGCCGCCCGAGGGCGCGCGCGGGCCAGGCGGCGAGTTCTACGTGATCGAGCGGATCGAGGCCGAGGCGGCGGCGGATCTGATCCTCCACCTCGTGACGGAGCGCGTCGGCAAGGGGTTCGGGCTGGATCCGCGGCGCGACGTGCAGGTCCTGACGCCGATGCACAAGGGCGAGGCGGGGGCGATCACGCTGAACGCGCGGCTGCAGGCGGCGCTGAACCCCGAGGGTCCGAGCGTCACGCGCGGCGCGAGGACGTTACGGCTCGGCGACAAGGTGATGCAGCTCCGCAACGACTACGACCGCGAGGTGTACAACGGCGACGTCGGCTTCATCACGGACGTGAACACCGAGGAGCGGAAGCTCCAGGTGCGCTTCGACGATCGCGAGGTCAGCTACGAGGAAGCGGAGCTCGACGAGCTGACGCTCGCCTACGCGACGAGCATCCACAAGAGCCAGGGGAGCGAGTATCCGGCGGTGATCGTGCCGATCCTCACCCAGCATTTCGTGATGCTCTCGCGCAACCTCATCTACACGGCGGTGACCCGCGGCAAGCGGCTCGTGGTGCTCGTGGCGGATCCGCGGGCCGTGTCGCTGGCGCTGGCGGAGACGCGCCGTGAGGAGCGCCGCACGCACCTCGCGGCGCGGCTGCGCGGCGGCGCGCCGGCGCGCTCCGGATCGGCGCGCACGCTCGAGGCCCCCCTCGCCGCCGGCCCACGACTCGACTAG
- a CDS encoding LysM peptidoglycan-binding domain-containing protein: MGRSSLVSVLCALLLAGCAGRAPEAARSKDGLLRVASAVSSEQRGASPPPAPGTAEEAALADAHDVDDDDDDGEVDDGLELPADPGTGARAHSPLSAMTEAQIEELLSKDPATLGPMSLGATNAGALFNGVRMPEGDRWELVDPAHAWGTRETIDALDRAIAEVHRQFPGSPKLYIGHISAREGGHLSPHKSHQAGRDVDISYFLDARHRWYQRATAANLDRERTWAFVRALVTETDVELILIDSSVQRLLKEYALKIGEDKDWLDEVFQLGSRKPRPLVRHARGHANHIHVRFYSPIAQESAARAYPLLVKRGAIKPTSQYVRHTAKKGQTLGSLARQYGTTVEAIKRANGLRSAAIQAKRVYNIPRPSSGPAAPPKQVVVPPRRLPPPKAADAPPPPAPHGEPGPALDG; this comes from the coding sequence ATGGGGCGCAGCAGCTTGGTTTCCGTCCTCTGCGCCCTCCTCCTCGCGGGCTGCGCCGGGAGGGCGCCGGAGGCGGCGCGGTCCAAGGACGGCCTGCTGCGCGTGGCCTCCGCGGTGTCCTCGGAGCAGCGCGGCGCCTCGCCTCCGCCCGCGCCCGGGACGGCGGAGGAGGCCGCGCTCGCGGACGCCCACGACGTCGACGACGACGACGACGACGGTGAGGTCGACGACGGCCTGGAGCTGCCGGCGGATCCGGGCACCGGCGCGCGGGCGCACTCGCCGCTCTCGGCGATGACCGAGGCCCAGATCGAGGAGCTGCTCTCGAAGGACCCCGCGACGCTCGGGCCGATGTCGCTGGGCGCCACCAACGCGGGCGCGCTGTTCAACGGCGTCCGGATGCCCGAGGGCGATCGGTGGGAGCTCGTCGATCCGGCCCACGCCTGGGGGACGCGCGAGACGATCGACGCGCTCGACAGGGCGATCGCCGAGGTGCACCGGCAGTTCCCGGGCAGCCCGAAGCTCTACATCGGGCACATCAGCGCCCGGGAGGGCGGCCACCTCTCCCCGCACAAGAGCCACCAGGCCGGGCGCGACGTCGACATCAGCTATTTCCTCGACGCGCGGCACCGCTGGTACCAGCGGGCCACGGCGGCGAACCTCGATCGGGAGCGCACCTGGGCCTTCGTCCGGGCGCTCGTCACCGAGACCGACGTGGAGCTCATCCTCATCGACAGCAGCGTGCAGCGGCTGCTCAAGGAGTACGCGCTGAAGATCGGGGAGGACAAGGACTGGCTCGACGAGGTCTTCCAGCTCGGGTCGAGGAAGCCGCGCCCGCTCGTCCGCCACGCCCGCGGGCACGCGAACCACATCCACGTCCGGTTCTACAGCCCGATCGCGCAGGAGTCGGCCGCCCGCGCGTATCCGCTGCTCGTGAAGCGCGGGGCGATCAAGCCCACGTCGCAGTACGTGCGCCACACCGCGAAGAAGGGGCAGACCCTGGGCTCGCTGGCCCGGCAGTACGGCACCACCGTGGAGGCGATCAAGCGGGCGAACGGCCTTCGATCCGCGGCGATCCAGGCGAAGCGCGTCTACAACATCCCGCGGCCGTCGAGCGGCCCCGCGGCGCCGCCGAAGCAGGTCGTCGTGCCGCCGCGGAGGCTGCCCCCGCCCAAGGCGGCCGACGCGCCTCCGCCGCCGGCGCCCCACGGCGAGCCCGGGCCCGCGCTGGACGGCTGA
- a CDS encoding AMIN-like domain-containing (lipo)protein, translated as MRTAALLLAAAAVSLAAGCRNGAGSEPAQPMPNVTPIEPRASAEPAADDEPPTPRPPKEADPTSTDAFEGTAGATDKPRAGAKVAVLRDVRAARHEHYDRIVFEFEGDTVPGYHIDYIDKPVRQCGSGEATEIAGDAWLAVRMTPAAAHNDAGNATVPFRERKLALGVAREIERTCDFEAEVTWVLGVSSPNRYRVLELTKPARLVVDVKH; from the coding sequence ATGAGAACCGCCGCCCTGCTGCTCGCAGCCGCCGCCGTGTCGCTCGCCGCGGGCTGCCGCAACGGCGCCGGCAGCGAGCCTGCCCAGCCCATGCCGAACGTCACGCCGATCGAGCCGCGCGCCTCCGCCGAGCCGGCAGCGGACGACGAGCCGCCCACGCCGCGGCCCCCGAAGGAGGCCGATCCCACGAGCACCGACGCGTTCGAGGGCACCGCGGGCGCCACCGACAAGCCGCGCGCCGGCGCGAAGGTCGCGGTCCTGCGCGACGTGCGAGCAGCCCGGCACGAGCACTACGACCGCATCGTGTTCGAGTTCGAGGGGGACACGGTGCCGGGCTACCACATCGATTACATCGACAAGCCGGTGCGCCAGTGCGGCTCGGGCGAGGCGACGGAGATCGCGGGCGACGCATGGCTCGCGGTGCGGATGACCCCCGCGGCGGCGCACAACGACGCGGGGAACGCCACGGTCCCGTTCCGCGAGCGGAAGCTCGCGCTCGGCGTGGCGCGCGAGATCGAGCGGACGTGCGACTTCGAGGCCGAGGTGACCTGGGTGCTCGGGGTCTCGTCGCCGAACCGGTACCGCGTCCTCGAGCTGACCAAGCCGGCGCGGCTCGTCGTCGACGTGAAGCACTGA
- a CDS encoding thioredoxin produces the protein MNAHGWKGSVCAGLVLCLAAPLGCSREETSQPAARGEAPRPAALRAELEPAPEGGEIAALVQQARERALREGRELVVYVGAPWCEPCTRFHDAVKAGQLDAVLPALRLLEFDLDRDRDRLAEAGYASEMIPLFVVPGEDGRGTPLRIEGSVKGERAVDEIVPRLAAILSRARASAR, from the coding sequence GTGAACGCTCATGGCTGGAAGGGGTCGGTTTGCGCCGGGCTGGTCCTCTGTCTTGCGGCGCCGCTCGGCTGCTCGCGGGAAGAGACCTCCCAGCCGGCCGCTCGAGGCGAGGCCCCGCGGCCGGCGGCGCTGCGGGCCGAGCTCGAGCCGGCGCCGGAGGGCGGCGAGATCGCCGCGCTTGTGCAGCAGGCGCGGGAGCGCGCGCTGCGGGAAGGCCGCGAGCTCGTCGTCTACGTGGGCGCGCCCTGGTGCGAGCCGTGCACGAGGTTTCACGACGCAGTGAAGGCCGGTCAGCTCGACGCGGTCCTGCCTGCGCTGCGCCTGCTGGAGTTCGACCTCGACCGCGATCGGGATCGGCTCGCCGAGGCCGGCTACGCGTCGGAGATGATCCCGCTCTTCGTCGTGCCCGGCGAAGACGGCCGGGGAACGCCCCTCCGCATCGAGGGGTCGGTGAAGGGCGAGCGCGCGGTGGACGAGATCGTGCCCCGGCTCGCGGCCATCCTGAGCCGAGCGCGGGCCTCGGCGCGGTGA
- a CDS encoding TonB family protein produces MGAARSNGQDPLIGATIADRYRIISLIARGGMGRVYRAEQFALGRICALKLLLPDERLEQDPEFFRRFSREAATAARLTHPNSVTVFDYGRDDPRGLYFIAMEYIAGRTLHRVLHDEGALPEARAGRIARQICRALAEAHGLGLVHRDLKPGNVLLVDQEDEKDFVKVLDFGLVKDVSGRQLDELTQRGLFIGSPKYTAPEQAMGHELSPRADIYALGVLLYEMLCGRVPFDRKVPSATLMAHVGEPPPPLSDHAQGALVSPAMTAIVMRCLEKSPDRRFQSMRECLTALKSAAGEPMDASRASAPDRLSLAQPRGALPSASSISELRISAFSPPPSEPLVSLRAAPLDSLSPPQAPATFSGSVAPPRHSTVSLYLVALVAAIVGGGLVLALGWRGPDAARAPAAVQASPVPIAVPVEASAGREAVAEFRIVRIESAPPGARVSDRGTEVCLATPCRLVLQGAGSRAEYRLQLTKPGYRPAVLVVRPEDETASAELEAFAAALAAAPPPGSRLAAGALPEPAPPTEPAPVEAGATAAAAAESGAATASAAEPDAAAAAAEPAGAATGAAEPGVEPNAAALPPAAPALAAPEILRFQEGMTRPVPLAAPAVVYTREARQARVEGTVLAKCVVTTAGSLTGCRIVRGVPHMNEAVLAALAASRYQPVTYQGRPVNVDYVFSIKLVLP; encoded by the coding sequence ATGGGTGCGGCCAGGAGCAACGGTCAAGACCCCCTCATCGGCGCGACGATCGCCGATCGATATCGGATCATCTCGCTCATCGCGCGAGGGGGGATGGGCAGGGTCTACAGGGCAGAGCAGTTCGCGCTGGGTCGGATCTGCGCCCTCAAGCTGCTCCTCCCCGATGAGCGCCTCGAGCAAGATCCGGAGTTCTTTCGGCGCTTTTCGCGCGAGGCTGCGACCGCGGCGAGGCTCACCCACCCGAACTCCGTCACGGTCTTCGATTACGGCCGGGACGATCCGCGCGGGCTCTACTTTATCGCCATGGAGTATATCGCCGGGCGCACGCTCCACCGCGTGCTCCACGACGAGGGCGCGCTCCCGGAGGCGCGCGCGGGCCGGATCGCGCGACAGATCTGCCGCGCGCTCGCCGAGGCGCACGGCCTCGGCCTCGTGCACCGGGATCTCAAGCCGGGCAATGTGCTCCTCGTCGACCAGGAGGACGAGAAGGACTTCGTCAAGGTGCTCGACTTCGGCCTGGTCAAGGACGTCTCGGGGCGGCAGCTGGACGAGCTGACCCAGAGGGGCCTGTTCATCGGCTCTCCCAAGTACACCGCTCCGGAGCAGGCGATGGGCCACGAGCTCTCGCCGCGCGCGGACATCTATGCGCTCGGCGTCCTGCTCTACGAGATGCTCTGCGGCAGGGTGCCGTTCGACAGGAAGGTGCCCTCGGCGACGCTCATGGCGCACGTCGGCGAGCCGCCGCCGCCGCTCTCCGATCACGCGCAGGGCGCGCTCGTGTCGCCGGCGATGACGGCCATCGTGATGCGGTGTCTCGAGAAGAGCCCTGACAGGCGCTTCCAGTCGATGAGGGAGTGTCTCACCGCGCTGAAGAGCGCGGCGGGCGAGCCGATGGACGCCTCGCGAGCCTCGGCCCCGGACCGCCTGTCTCTGGCGCAACCCCGGGGCGCGCTGCCCTCCGCGTCGTCGATCTCGGAGCTCCGCATCTCGGCCTTCTCGCCCCCTCCCAGCGAGCCGCTCGTGTCGCTTCGCGCTGCGCCGCTCGACTCGCTCTCTCCGCCGCAGGCTCCCGCGACCTTCAGCGGCTCCGTCGCTCCGCCCCGCCACTCGACCGTGTCCCTCTACCTGGTCGCGCTCGTGGCGGCGATCGTCGGCGGGGGCCTGGTGCTGGCGCTCGGCTGGCGCGGGCCGGACGCCGCGCGCGCCCCTGCCGCCGTCCAGGCCTCCCCTGTGCCGATCGCCGTGCCCGTCGAGGCGTCGGCGGGCAGGGAGGCGGTGGCCGAGTTCAGGATCGTGAGGATCGAGAGCGCCCCGCCCGGCGCCCGTGTCTCCGACCGCGGGACGGAGGTCTGCCTGGCGACGCCGTGCCGGCTCGTGCTGCAGGGCGCCGGGAGCAGGGCCGAGTACCGGCTCCAGCTGACCAAGCCCGGCTACAGGCCGGCCGTGCTGGTCGTGCGCCCGGAGGACGAGACCGCCTCGGCGGAGCTCGAGGCGTTCGCCGCGGCCCTCGCGGCGGCCCCGCCGCCGGGGTCGCGGCTGGCGGCAGGCGCGCTGCCTGAGCCAGCGCCACCGACGGAGCCGGCGCCCGTCGAGGCCGGCGCCACCGCCGCGGCGGCGGCCGAGTCCGGCGCTGCCACGGCCAGCGCAGCCGAGCCCGACGCTGCCGCCGCGGCAGCCGAGCCCGCCGGCGCCGCGACTGGCGCGGCCGAGCCCGGCGTCGAGCCGAACGCAGCCGCTTTGCCGCCTGCAGCGCCTGCGCTGGCCGCCCCCGAGATCCTGCGTTTCCAGGAAGGGATGACCCGCCCCGTGCCGCTCGCGGCGCCCGCCGTGGTCTACACGCGGGAGGCGCGGCAGGCGCGCGTCGAGGGGACGGTCCTCGCGAAGTGCGTGGTGACCACGGCCGGCAGCCTCACCGGCTGCCGGATCGTCAGGGGTGTGCCCCACATGAACGAGGCGGTCCTCGCCGCCCTCGCGGCGAGCCGCTACCAGCCGGTCACCTACCAGGGCAGGCCCGTCAACGTCGACTACGTGTTCTCGATCAAGCTCGTGCTGCCCTGA
- a CDS encoding AgmX/PglI C-terminal domain-containing protein: protein MDTFKMAPGIAPSNPFLSNLPFSPYPAIAADVPADAPEGSYTYALVKSAPDVPAGECETDALSLEVIIRWGNTPLHVAHLTPPRAFHVGEAEGAGGGCDFFIPAERLGAARAPLVLVSEGGEVSAVIPPGASGSIEFGSCRMTIAQAIAAGRAAPCAELDGARRIALSPGARARLELGDFGFEVAVGKAGRRVAGKVGMDRRGLPFTALSTLLHVGLLGAMAAFMPPLAMADDGGVSAEQAYLMAQAIGAIAEKELPEAKDVTDASGQTEREGGSGAAAMGESGKAGSETSRKTGGRFEIQGPKDNRDVRISRAQALDDAARFGMIGVLQAGSGGDPNALSAPWGGPDTLGNGERSVIGNMWGETIDESGGVGGLGLTGVGEGGDGRFVGIGIGSIGTINHGNGVGDGQGFGPGGGASRFANGPGHKTRAPRMGVGSTTVSGRIPPEVIQRIVRQNFGRFRLCYENGLRNNPNLTGRVSVGFVIGRDGAVSSVHNGGSDLPDAGVVSCVVRSFYGLSFPPPDAGIVTVTYPLMFSPSGG from the coding sequence ATGGACACGTTCAAGATGGCTCCGGGCATCGCACCCTCGAATCCGTTCCTCAGCAACCTGCCCTTCAGCCCGTATCCGGCCATCGCGGCCGACGTGCCCGCGGACGCGCCGGAGGGCTCCTATACGTACGCGCTCGTCAAGAGCGCGCCGGACGTCCCCGCCGGCGAGTGCGAGACCGACGCGCTGTCGCTCGAGGTGATCATCCGGTGGGGGAACACCCCGCTTCACGTCGCGCACCTGACGCCGCCGCGCGCCTTTCATGTCGGCGAGGCGGAGGGCGCCGGGGGCGGGTGCGACTTCTTCATACCCGCGGAGCGGCTGGGCGCGGCGCGGGCGCCGCTCGTGCTCGTCAGCGAGGGCGGTGAGGTGAGCGCCGTCATCCCGCCGGGCGCGTCGGGATCCATCGAGTTCGGCAGCTGCAGGATGACGATCGCGCAGGCGATCGCCGCCGGCCGCGCGGCGCCGTGCGCGGAGCTCGACGGGGCGCGGCGGATCGCGCTGTCGCCCGGCGCTCGCGCGAGGCTCGAGCTCGGCGATTTCGGGTTCGAGGTGGCGGTGGGCAAGGCGGGCCGCCGCGTCGCGGGCAAGGTCGGCATGGACCGCCGCGGCCTGCCGTTCACCGCGCTCTCGACGCTGCTCCACGTCGGCCTGCTCGGGGCCATGGCCGCGTTCATGCCCCCGCTCGCCATGGCGGACGACGGCGGCGTGAGCGCGGAGCAGGCCTACCTCATGGCGCAGGCGATCGGGGCGATCGCCGAGAAGGAGCTGCCCGAGGCGAAGGACGTCACCGACGCGAGCGGCCAGACCGAGCGCGAGGGCGGCTCCGGCGCGGCCGCGATGGGCGAGTCGGGCAAGGCCGGGAGCGAGACGAGCCGGAAGACGGGCGGGCGCTTCGAGATCCAGGGGCCGAAGGACAACCGCGACGTGCGGATCTCGCGGGCCCAGGCGCTCGACGACGCGGCGCGCTTCGGCATGATCGGCGTGCTCCAGGCGGGGTCCGGCGGCGATCCCAACGCGCTCTCGGCGCCCTGGGGCGGCCCCGACACGCTCGGCAACGGCGAAAGGAGCGTGATCGGCAACATGTGGGGCGAGACGATCGACGAGTCGGGCGGCGTGGGCGGGCTCGGGTTGACGGGCGTCGGCGAGGGCGGCGACGGGCGCTTCGTGGGCATCGGGATCGGGTCCATCGGCACCATCAACCACGGGAACGGCGTGGGCGATGGACAGGGCTTCGGCCCTGGCGGCGGCGCGTCGCGCTTCGCCAACGGCCCTGGCCACAAGACGAGAGCGCCGCGCATGGGGGTCGGCTCGACCACGGTGTCGGGCCGGATCCCGCCGGAGGTCATCCAGCGCATCGTGCGCCAGAACTTCGGCCGCTTCCGGCTCTGCTACGAGAACGGGCTGCGCAACAACCCGAACCTCACCGGGCGCGTGTCGGTCGGCTTCGTGATCGGCCGCGACGGGGCGGTGTCGAGCGTCCACAACGGCGGCTCCGATCTGCCGGACGCCGGCGTGGTCTCCTGCGTGGTGCGCTCGTTCTACGGGCTGTCGTTCCCGCCGCCGGACGCTGGTATCGTGACTGTGACGTATCCCCTCATGTTCAGCCCCTCTGGCGGCTGA